Part of the Oncorhynchus tshawytscha isolate Ot180627B linkage group LG23, Otsh_v2.0, whole genome shotgun sequence genome, CTCGGAGTGTAGCTATATTAATATAGACAACCTAAAGTGCAAGTAAAATACACAtagccttgttaaataaaggttaaattaaaaaaaatatctccACAACAGTCCACCGTCACTGTTGCACTCCACTCCAGCAGGTGGTGATGGTGTAAAAATGTGTTTCGAAAAAGAGCATGTGGAACAGGAAAAACACTTGCTAGCAGCTACTCAGCTAGTTACCTACAAAATGTTGCCTAACATAAAATCATTGAGAATTTTGCTTAACATGCGATTAAAAGAGGCTGTCGATGAGCTATTTGGGGCAGTTGAAACAACGATAGCAGAATACCAGCAAGAATTATGCCGTTCAAAAGAGGAGAAAGACCGAACGATAGCAGAGTACAAGGAAAAAGTGTCCCGTTCGGAAGAAGAGAACGCCCGGCTACAGAGGCTGCTGGATGTTGTTCTTAAACCAGAAATAAGGTTACAGAGACTTGAAGGTGCGTTACTTATTAGCTAAGCCCGTAACAACCATCATTTTATACAGATACCTAATGCATGTTGGTAAATTCAATTTGAGTCATCACTAAATTTTCATCCAATTGGCGAGAGATTTTCATGCGTTTTTCATTCTAAAATCCGCATTAAGAAAATTCGAATTTTCCCCACCAGTAGCGTTTCCACCAAACGGTGTACGTGACGTAGTGCACACAATGTACTTTTTCGTTTAAGgtttcatgtaccgaataaaaatcaAAAGTTTAATATGTTTTCATCACATGTTCAACTCTACCAATAGTTTCGTCACAAACTGTcccgttaaatagcaaatgtgcctactctggtcatGGCACGTGtgttctagccaacagctcgcataAAGCCTACACTACAGGCTGTGCGTACAGGCTGTGCGGGTAAACTAGTctacatgagattattatggaaaaTAGCGATAATATAATTATTTGTAAAGCATCCATCAAGTCATTCGTTTGCACCGCCTTTTATCGCATAATTGATTTTACCAACACAAAAAGATCACACTGTCAAACGAACATATTATCTGTAGGCATTTATACAACTGTACCTAAACTTCAAGTTTCCATCACAGCTAtcgtgtttttttatatatatatatggtatgaCTTTCATAAAACTGTCTGGAAATGTGGTTACTGTGTAGCTCAAAAGTTACATGTATCTGGCTAGAACACATTTCTTGTAAGCCAGCATCTCAGCATTTGAATGTACTAGCCAATGTACTAACTAAATATGTCATGCTCTTTTTCCCACAGACCTCCAGcagctcactctctccatctctgaagAGGAGGTTCCCCTTGAGCAGCAGCACTGCAAGCAGGATTGTAGTCCTGGTCTGGGGCAGGAGGACCCTTCCCAGATTAAAGTGGAACAGGAGGACCTATGGGTCATCAATCAGGGACGAGAGCAGCTTCAAGCGATGGATTATGATACGGATGATACGGATGATTCTGCTGATACAGAAGCCTTCATATCTACTGCCAGAGTAAAATGTGACTATAATCAGAACCCAAATCAGTCCTCACATTTTTACCAAATTTTAACCCAACGTGaagaaaacacagagagggaTGAGCTACCCAGCACCACAACGCAAATTGAACAGATTAAAACAGAGTTCTTCAGTGACTCTCAGCCCCCCTCTGCAGTCAATTCAGACTGGTCTGAAACTCAGAGTGAGAGCGGTGAAAGTGTTGATCGGATGGAGAGTGAAGGACCTCCACTCAAGTCAAAGAGAACACAGACTAAAGCTGGACCAAGCTTCCATGTCTGTTGTCACATCTGAAATCCCCTATCTCCAGTAATGCTGTTAGTCATTGTAGAATATGTGCAAAACCTTATCACCGTGACGTATCTAGTGATTCATGCCCATAGACATGCACAGCTATCTCGGTGTGGTATCTGCGGAAGAACCTTTGAGTCTGTAGAAAGTTTTAAAGAACATCTACATTTTCATGTTGCAAGTACAGGATCACTTTCTTGTTACATCTGTGGTATGTTTCACAGAGGATGAGGAGGTTTTGCTGGAAGAGCAATCACAAACTGAAACTGGATTGCTGTCTTGTGTAAGAAACGTTTTGAAACTCGCCAGGGTCTGACCTTGCATATCAGGACTCTTGAAGACCGCCCCGACCTGGGCCTATGACCTGCAGCCTGAGCCTGTCCATATTATGCCTTTACAAGCagtcttttttttattttgaagttgtaaaaaaaaatctggacGTGAGGGAGGCATAGCCTATATTGTCGTAATCAAACTTGATTAGAACACTACAGCAGTTTTTGCTGAAGAAATGACTGATAAAATGCTCCAGTTCCATATCATAGTAAAGGAGGCCTGAGTGAGGCCCATGCGCGTCTGCTGAAGGTCTGTGTATActgaaatgcattttttttaaaatatcaaATAAACTATTGAATGGAGAGTGTCACGAGTCGGCTTCTAATGCATAGTTGCCATATGTACTCAAAAGGACGGTTTCTCAGacagattaagcctaatcctggactaaaaagcactttcaatggatATTAATCTCTAGTTGAATAGGAAAAATTATAACCACAAATATGTGCTAAGTGGCATATAGAAATCAAAGGCCAGACACTTTGAAAGTTAAAAAACCTTCAACGTCGGCTAAAACACTAAAATACACCAATGCGTATTGGCATAGGCCTTCATCAGGGTGTCCTTAGCACCTAGTTGTGGTTATAACTTTTGCATTACCATTCCTCTGCAAGAGCACTTGTGGTTGTTTTGGAATACGCTCCTGCTACTTTTTCTTCTTGGAGTTGAATCTGTCTGAGAAACCATCCCAACATTTATCATGAAGCACTAGAGAAAAGGTAGCTCACTTACTTGATCACCACACAAACCACAGCCAACACAACCACCATGAGAACCAGCAGAGCTGCCACCGCACTCAGAATGCTGGTCAGAAGCAGGTCTTaggaacaggaacacacacacaggtcaataTTCACTGATATCCCATTATCAACCCACTCACTAACATAATAATGTTTCAAATCCGGAGGCTGATAACACttaatatacaaaacattagggacactctttccatgacacagactgaccaggtgaattctgGTGacagctgtgatcccttattgatgtcacttgttaaatccacttcaatcagtgtagatgaaggcgaCAAGACAGGcaggataaagaaggattttaagccttgGGTAAgaacagggtatagtagtaggtgccaggcacatcagtttgtgtcaagaactgcaatgctgctgggtttttcaagctcaacaatTTCCCATggttatcaagaatggtctaccacccaaaggacatccagccaatttcaCTCAACCAGGGCCGGTCCTTGCCGTTCTGCCACCTGTTGTAGAATTACAACATGTTAATCACATTACTTTTATATTAGAATGTATCCCTATATTAGTACATTCACACAGTCTGTTATATCTAATAGGCAACAGAGTAGTGTTCCTAGAACTCTATGTCTATGTGTCTGAGAGGAGCTGCTGAGATTTTAACGCTGACAGTAGATTTACGATGGCTTGGTGATAAGACAACATTCCATCCCATGATtactgtctgtgcctgtctgtcggtGCCAGGGAGACCCTATCTCCTTTTTCTCTCCCATATGGCAGATGAACACTGAACTTAATCATTTGAGGGAATGACCTAGTGTCTATGTTACATTAGTATTTCTGTATAAACAAGCAGTAAACGACCTTGAGACAGAAACCTGTTGCGATGTAATTATGATGTCTGTTGCATGAGAGCACAATGTACCTTTGTATAAATTCTCTCATCTGTGATATGTCATGAACATCCAGGAGGTTGGACtttgctataaaatgctgtggcttAGTCCCGCTGGTTGAGTTCTCAAGGATCACCTCCAGGGTGGTTACTGACCAACTCCATTACTGCactaattaaataataaagttaaattgttttgaagaaatctaaAAGTCCGTTGATTAGAATAATTCCACCACACACCCTAGGCGAGACCAAAACTACAATACTCCCAGTAAGCAAGAAAAAATGTCTAACAGATTTGGTCTGTATTGGACCAAAAATCAATGTCCATGGATTTGTAAATCAAGGCCAATCCGGACTGCACCAAAAAATGACACCCAAAAGGAGTTGGTCCATGCTTCCGTGCTCGCTGAGGTGTAGCCTGAAATGTAATTCtatgaatgcccatccatgtggtacgcctaacatttgtaaaacacacaaaaaaaacttcCAAAAGACGTCGGCTTGtgcttactggggtgtagccTACCATGTGGCCCCCAATGTAATTGtatgaatgcccatccatgtgcTAGGTAGGCCCACTGTTTGTCAAACAGGTCGTTTCATCTGCTTCATTAGTACGGATTCCTGTGACTAATCAGTTTGActatttaagctctgaatatcagctaccaactttatcaggagttatCGTGAGCCTATTTGCACAGTGTGAAATGCAAAAGTACTTTTTTGCTATGATCAGCTTGTCAAAAATGGAGAGATACAAAATTGAAACCACTGATCACGACAATGGGGTGAAACTCCTGGAAAACAGTTGtgattgtccattccatattgtccatttaACTTTGACCTAtcctgtttttaggatatgttaacatgacaacacattttttatttgattgagctccatttaggttaggctatttaATGGGAGAAACCTGTATGATGTAAAAAGTGTCCGTCTCATTACATTAtcatacattttatctccagtctgtaggctacagaaaaggccaTATACTCTTTCTACCATAGCCTATATCTGCTACATGATTCATGTTAGATCATTTTTTTGACTGAATGTTGGTGCAGAGCAGAATATTTTGTGCCCttgcctttgacaaagtgggcactgcttatcaAAGGGTGGCATCAACGCTCACCTAAAAAAAGGccatatgccactggttgagaAAAACTTTCATTTTTTGGTCAGTTTAGCTGAGAAAATTGTCAGTTTACCTCAGAAAATGCCACCCTCGTCAATCTGCCGCCATAGGCAGCTGCCTAATCCTACCTAATGAGTGAGTCCAAGCTCCAATGAATTCTgtttgttctgagggcaaaatggggggagtgcaactcaatattaggaaggtgttcctaatgtttggtatactcagtgtagtaAGACCAGAATGAACTAAATATTAGAATGGTATATAGAAATGCTGAGAAACATGGAGCGTTAGATTTTCACTGCAATTTCAAATTCACTTTAAACAAACAACCTATGGAGAGGGCCAGAGGAagaagggagtgagaggagaTAGAACAACACTGCTTATCATGATGACTGCTCCACACGGTCAGTCACTCACTCTTATCCTTGTGCAGTGTGATCTGTGTGAGCATGCTGAAGTCTCCTCTCTCAGGCATACAGTTGGACATGTTGAGGTAGAAGCTCTCTGAGACAGTGAtcttcctgcctgcctcctcGTCCTCCCGCCGGCTGTACATCTCCTCCAGGGAGCCCAGGATCTGCaccctgatcaaatcaaatgtatttatttacagcACATCATAAAGTGCTTTACAGTAATCCGGCCTGGACCCCAAGAccaagcaaggaagaagcaagaCCACAGTGGccaagaaaaactccctagaatgaagaaacatagagaggacGTCTCAGAGGGGTACCCCATTCTATTCTATTTGTACCTGATGCCCGTGTGGCGGTTGCTGCACTTGGGCTGGCTGATGTTGTCGAACATGAGGTGGGCTTCCAGCTTGGAGGGGACATTGACGATCCAGGACACAGTGGAGTAGGACTTCATTCCCACAGGCCAACTAGGGGTGGCCAGGAGAGTTGGTACTCCTTTCATTGGGTATACCGTGAAgatgtatctctctgtgtgtacatCAGGGGGATAATAACATATGTGCAGTTATAGTACTACTTTTATGTAAAACAATTAATTAAAGTTGTAACttcatggccaaaagtatgtggtcacccGCTcgccaaacatctcattccaaaatcataggcattaatatggagttggtcccccctttgtcgctataacagcctccactcttctgggaaggctttccactagatgttggaacattgctgcagggacttgctgccattcagccacaagagtattagtgaggttgggcactgatgttgggcgattacgcctggctcgcagtctgcattccaattcaccccaaacatgttcgatggagttgaggtcagggttatgtgcaggctagtcaagttcttccacaccgatctcgacaaaccatttctgtatggacctcactttgtgcacggggcattgtcatgctgaaactttgccacaaatttggaagcacagaatcctctagaatgccattgtatgctgtagcgttaagatttcccttcactggaactaaggggcctagcccgaaccattaaaaaaaaaaaaaaaaaaatacattggactgccagatggtgaagcgtgattcatcactccagagaacgccttcccctgctccagagtccaatggcagtgagctttacaccactagctgacgcttggcattgcgcacggtgatcttaggcttgtgtgcaactgttcggccatggaaacccatttcatgaagctccttacaaactgttcttgtgctgacattgcttccagaggcagtttggaactcactcggcagtgagtgttgcaaccgaggacagtcAAAAAAATGTATGCGCCACGTGCTTCAGTACTCTTGTGGTTCcattctgtaagcttgtgtggcctaccgctgagctgttgttgctcctagatgtatccacttcacaataacacagTTAAACCTTTAATTAAAACATGTTACCTGCAATCTCCCTGGTGAAGGAGATGTTGAGTAAAGGATGTGAGAATGGCCACCTCTCTTTGCCTCCCA contains:
- the LOC112247753 gene encoding uncharacterized protein LOC112247753, which gives rise to MCFEKEHVEQEKHLLAATQLVTYKMLPNIKSLRILLNMRLKEAVDELFGAVETTIAEYQQELCRSKEEKDRTIAEYKEKVSRSEEENARLQRLLDVVLKPEIRLQRLEDLQQLTLSISEEEVPLEQQHCKQDCSPGLGQEDPSQIKVEQEDLWVINQGREQLQAMDYDTDDTDDSADTEAFISTARVKCDYNQNPNQSSHFYQILTQREENTERDELPSTTTQIEQIKTEFFSDSQPPSAVNSDWSETQSESGESVDRMESEGPPLKSKRTQTKAGPSFHVCCHI